The following are encoded in a window of Paraburkholderia sp. HP33-1 genomic DNA:
- a CDS encoding carbon-nitrogen hydrolase family protein, whose product MSETHASSSLSDAASGGPSGSPFRVAALQMVSTPDRERNLADAERLIAEAAADGAQLVLLPEYFCFMGFKDTDKLAVREPYQDGPIQRFLADAARRHRIWVIGGTLPLTAPEPSRVLNTTLVFDPHGNEAARYDKIHLFNFEKGEESFDEARTIRPGTAVRGFDAPFGRVGLSVCYDLRFPELYRRMGDCALIVVPSAFTYTTGRAHWELLLRTRAIENQCYVLAAAQGGKHENGRRTWGHSMLIDPWGEIVAVRDEGAGVVAGNLDRARIDEVRQSLPAWRHRVLT is encoded by the coding sequence ATGAGCGAAACACACGCCTCTTCTTCTCTATCCGACGCGGCATCCGGCGGTCCATCGGGCAGCCCCTTCCGGGTCGCCGCGCTGCAGATGGTCAGCACGCCGGATCGCGAGCGCAATCTCGCCGATGCAGAGCGCCTGATCGCCGAAGCCGCCGCCGATGGCGCGCAACTCGTGCTGCTGCCTGAATACTTCTGCTTCATGGGTTTCAAGGACACCGACAAGCTCGCCGTACGCGAGCCGTATCAGGACGGTCCGATCCAGCGCTTTCTCGCCGACGCCGCGCGCCGCCACCGCATCTGGGTGATCGGCGGCACCCTGCCGCTGACCGCGCCGGAGCCGTCGCGCGTATTGAACACGACCCTCGTGTTCGATCCGCACGGCAACGAAGCCGCGCGCTACGACAAGATCCACCTGTTCAATTTCGAAAAGGGCGAAGAATCGTTCGACGAAGCGCGCACGATTCGCCCCGGCACCGCCGTGCGAGGCTTCGACGCGCCATTCGGCCGGGTCGGCCTGTCGGTCTGCTACGATCTGCGCTTTCCCGAGCTGTACCGGCGCATGGGCGACTGCGCGCTGATCGTGGTGCCGTCCGCGTTCACCTACACGACTGGCCGCGCGCACTGGGAGCTGCTGCTGCGCACCCGCGCGATCGAAAATCAGTGCTACGTGCTTGCCGCGGCGCAAGGCGGCAAACATGAGAACGGCCGCCGCACCTGGGGCCACAGCATGCTGATCGACCCGTGGGGCGAGATCGTCGCGGTGCGCGACGAGGGCGCCGGCGTGGTCGCGGGCAACCTCGATCGCGCGCGCATCGACGAAGTGCGGCAGAGCCTGCCGGCATGGCGTCATCGCGTGCTGACCTGA
- the aroG gene encoding 3-deoxy-7-phosphoheptulonate synthase AroG: MPPHNTDDVRIRELKELTPPAHLIREFPCDETASNVIYDSRTAMHRILHGMDDRLIVVIGPCSIHDPKAAIEYAGRLIEQRKRFAGELEVVMRVYFEKPRTTVGWKGLINDPHMDNSFKINEGLRTARELLLRINELGLPAGTEYLDMISPQYIADLISWGAIGARTTESQVHRELASGLSCPVGFKNGTDGNVKIAVDAIKAASQPHHFLSVTKGGHSAIVSTAGNEDCHVILRGGKTPNYDADSVNAACADIGKAGLAARLMIDASHANSSKKHENQIPVCADIGRQIAAGDERIVGVMVESHLVAGRQDLQEGCELTYGQSITDACIGWDESVAVLEGLADAVRQRRIARGSGN, encoded by the coding sequence ATGCCCCCGCACAATACCGACGATGTCCGCATCCGCGAATTGAAGGAACTCACGCCGCCCGCTCACCTGATCCGCGAGTTTCCCTGCGACGAGACGGCGTCCAACGTGATCTACGACTCGCGCACCGCGATGCATCGCATTCTGCACGGCATGGACGACCGTCTGATCGTCGTGATCGGCCCGTGCTCGATCCACGATCCGAAGGCCGCAATCGAATATGCGGGCCGTCTGATCGAGCAGCGCAAGCGCTTCGCCGGCGAACTCGAGGTCGTGATGCGCGTGTACTTCGAAAAGCCGCGCACGACGGTGGGCTGGAAGGGCCTCATCAACGATCCGCACATGGACAACAGCTTCAAGATCAACGAAGGTCTTCGCACCGCGCGCGAGCTGCTGCTGCGCATTAACGAACTCGGCCTGCCGGCCGGTACCGAGTACCTCGACATGATCAGCCCGCAGTACATCGCGGATCTGATCTCGTGGGGTGCGATCGGCGCGCGCACGACGGAGTCGCAGGTGCACCGCGAACTGGCGTCGGGACTGTCATGCCCGGTCGGCTTCAAGAACGGCACGGACGGCAACGTGAAGATCGCCGTCGATGCGATCAAGGCCGCCTCGCAGCCGCACCATTTCCTGTCGGTCACGAAGGGCGGCCACTCGGCGATCGTCTCGACCGCGGGTAATGAGGACTGCCACGTGATCCTGCGTGGCGGCAAAACGCCGAACTACGACGCCGACAGCGTCAACGCGGCGTGCGCGGACATCGGCAAGGCGGGTCTCGCCGCGCGTCTGATGATCGACGCGAGCCACGCGAACAGCTCGAAGAAGCACGAGAACCAGATTCCGGTGTGCGCAGACATCGGCCGTCAGATTGCCGCGGGTGACGAGCGGATCGTCGGCGTGATGGTGGAGTCGCACCTCGTCGCAGGCCGTCAGGATCTGCAGGAAGGCTGCGAGCTCACGTATGGCCAGAGCATTACCGATGCGTGCATCGGCTGGGACGAAAGCGTCGCCGTGCTCGAAGGCCTCGCCGACGCGGTCAGGCAGCGCCGCATCGCGCGCGGCAGCGGCAACTGA
- a CDS encoding type II toxin-antitoxin system RelE/ParE family toxin, giving the protein MEQEKEIRWLGSSYRDLLAFPNEARRLAGFQLHKIQSGLDPDDWKPFDSIGAGTREIRIRDEDGIFRVMYVAKYAEALYVLHCFQKKTQKLGLLDRKIAEARYRAITHYRTIES; this is encoded by the coding sequence ATGGAGCAGGAAAAAGAAATTCGCTGGCTGGGCTCCAGCTACCGTGATTTGCTCGCTTTCCCCAATGAAGCGCGTCGTCTGGCCGGGTTTCAGCTTCACAAGATTCAGTCGGGACTCGACCCCGACGACTGGAAACCGTTCGACTCCATCGGCGCGGGAACGCGCGAAATTCGCATCAGAGACGAAGACGGCATTTTTCGCGTGATGTATGTCGCGAAATACGCCGAAGCGCTGTACGTGCTGCATTGCTTTCAGAAGAAAACGCAGAAGCTCGGACTGCTCGACAGAAAAATTGCCGAAGCGCGCTACCGCGCCATCACCCATTACAGGACCATCGAATCATGA
- the tldD gene encoding metalloprotease TldD, whose product MNIIEPGIRNLAAAKDILLTPYGLDESLLTRTLAEIFTHRVDYADLYFQATRSEAWSLEEGIVKSGSFSIDQGVGVRAVSGDRTAFAYSDDLSPEAIRQAAIATRAIAKAGGGKQKIKVASSLTGIAGRDLYLPSDPLHSLDATAKVKLLERIEQMARGRDPRIQQVMAGLAGEYDVVLVARSDGGFAADIRPLVRVSVTVIAEQNGRREIGSGGGGGRFDYGYFTDEVLSRYVDDAVHAALVNLDARPAPAGAMTVVLGPGWPGVLLHEAIGHGLEGDFNRKGSSAFAGRIGEQVAAKGVTVVDDGTLPNRRGSLNIDDEGNPTQCTTLIEDGILKGYIQDSLNARLMKMPITGNARRESYAALPMPRMTNTYMLNGDKDPQEILESVKNGLYAVNFGGGQVDITNGKFVFSASEAYMIENGKITYPVKGATLIGSGPESLKYVTMIGNDMKLDSGVGVCGKEGQSVPVGVGQPTLRIERMTVGGTA is encoded by the coding sequence ATGAACATCATCGAACCCGGTATCCGTAATCTCGCCGCCGCCAAGGACATCCTTCTCACGCCCTATGGTCTCGACGAATCGCTGCTCACGCGCACGCTCGCCGAAATCTTCACGCACCGCGTCGACTACGCAGACCTCTACTTCCAGGCCACCCGCAGCGAAGCGTGGAGTCTCGAGGAAGGCATCGTGAAGTCGGGCAGCTTCAGCATCGATCAGGGCGTCGGCGTGCGCGCCGTGTCGGGCGACCGCACCGCGTTCGCCTACTCGGACGACCTGTCGCCCGAAGCGATCCGCCAGGCGGCCATCGCCACGCGCGCGATCGCCAAGGCAGGCGGCGGCAAGCAGAAGATCAAGGTGGCGTCGTCGCTGACCGGCATCGCCGGGCGCGATCTGTACCTGCCCTCCGACCCGCTCCATTCGCTCGACGCAACCGCAAAGGTCAAGCTGCTCGAGCGCATCGAGCAGATGGCGCGCGGCCGCGATCCGCGCATCCAGCAGGTGATGGCGGGCCTCGCCGGCGAATACGACGTGGTGCTGGTCGCTCGCAGCGACGGCGGCTTCGCGGCCGACATCCGCCCGCTCGTGCGCGTCTCGGTGACGGTCATCGCCGAGCAGAACGGCCGCCGCGAAATCGGCAGCGGCGGCGGCGGCGGGCGCTTCGACTACGGCTACTTCACCGACGAAGTGCTGTCGCGCTACGTCGACGACGCGGTGCACGCCGCACTCGTCAATCTCGACGCGCGACCGGCGCCGGCCGGGGCGATGACCGTCGTGCTCGGCCCGGGCTGGCCCGGCGTGCTGCTGCACGAGGCGATCGGCCACGGGCTGGAAGGTGACTTCAACCGCAAGGGGTCGTCGGCGTTCGCGGGACGCATCGGCGAGCAGGTCGCCGCGAAGGGCGTCACCGTGGTCGACGACGGCACGCTGCCGAACCGCCGCGGTTCGCTCAATATCGACGACGAAGGCAACCCGACCCAGTGCACGACGCTGATCGAGGACGGCATCCTGAAGGGCTACATCCAGGACTCGCTGAACGCGCGTCTGATGAAGATGCCGATCACCGGCAACGCGCGGCGCGAATCGTACGCGGCGCTGCCGATGCCGCGCATGACCAACACGTACATGCTGAACGGCGACAAGGATCCGCAGGAGATTCTCGAGTCGGTGAAGAACGGCCTGTATGCAGTGAACTTCGGCGGCGGTCAGGTCGACATCACCAACGGCAAGTTCGTGTTCTCGGCTTCTGAGGCTTACATGATCGAAAACGGCAAGATCACGTACCCGGTCAAAGGCGCGACGCTGATCGGCAGCGGCCCGGAATCGCTGAAGTACGTCACGATGATCGGCAACGACATGAAGCTTGATTCGGGCGTCGGCGTGTGCGGCAAGGAAGGCCAGAGCGTGCCGGTGGGCGTCGGTCAGCCGACGCTGCGCATCGAACGCATGACGGTCGGCGGCACGGCCTGA
- a CDS encoding cob(I)yrinic acid a,c-diamide adenosyltransferase: MGNRLSKIATRTGDDGTTGLGDGSRVRKDSARIAAIGDVDELNSNLGVLLCETLPENVRAALVAIQHDLFDLGGELCIPGHAVMTDQQLAQLDGWLADYNAALPPLKEFILPGGSRAAALAHVCRTVCRRAERTIVALGEHEALNAAPRQYVNRLSDLLFVLARVLNRADGGTDVLWQRDRDAR, encoded by the coding sequence ATGGGCAATCGCCTCAGCAAAATCGCCACTCGCACCGGCGACGACGGCACCACCGGTCTCGGCGACGGCAGCCGCGTGCGCAAGGACAGCGCGCGCATCGCTGCGATTGGCGACGTGGACGAACTCAATTCGAATCTCGGCGTGCTGTTGTGCGAGACCTTGCCCGAGAACGTGCGCGCGGCGCTGGTCGCAATTCAGCACGACCTGTTCGATCTTGGCGGCGAGCTGTGCATTCCCGGTCACGCGGTGATGACCGACCAGCAACTCGCGCAGCTCGACGGCTGGCTTGCCGACTACAACGCCGCGCTGCCTCCGCTGAAGGAATTCATTCTGCCGGGCGGTTCGCGCGCGGCTGCACTTGCGCATGTGTGCCGTACGGTTTGTCGCCGCGCGGAGCGCACGATCGTCGCGCTCGGTGAACACGAGGCCCTGAACGCGGCGCCGCGCCAATACGTGAACCGGCTGTCCGATCTGCTGTTCGTGCTGGCGCGCGTGCTCAATCGCGCGGACGGCGGCACCGACGTGCTGTGGCAACGCGATCGCGACGCGCGTTGA
- a CDS encoding FAD-linked oxidase C-terminal domain-containing protein, translated as MNHPVPPAPLRRPFPAELLNQLKAAFGERVSVAEAVRAHHGRDESPFDPQLPDAVVFARTTEDVQTAVRLSGQYDVPIIPYGNGSSLEGHLLAVQGGVSIDLSQMNRVLSINAEDLTVTVEPGISRKQLNEALRDTGLFFPIDPGADASIGGMSATRASGTNAVRYGTMRENVLGLTVVLADGRAIKTGSRARKSSAGYDLTRLFVGSEGTLGVITEITLRLYPQPEAVSAAVCTFPSMGDAVRAVIETIQIGVPIARVEFVDSLAIRSINRHSNLTLREAPTLFFEFHGTEAGVKEQAELVQEIAAQNAGEGFEWATHPEDRSRLWNARHNAYFAMLQLKPGSRAVTTDVCVPISRLAECVVETEQDLVASPLPCPIVGHVGDGNFHVAILIDPDKPEELEEAERLNHRIVQRALRMDGTCTGEHGIGLHKMGFLLEEHGDVAVDTMRSIKHALDPRNLMNPGKIFAWAAA; from the coding sequence GTGAACCATCCCGTGCCACCGGCCCCGCTGCGCCGGCCGTTTCCCGCCGAATTGCTGAACCAGCTCAAGGCCGCTTTCGGTGAGCGCGTGTCCGTTGCCGAAGCCGTGCGTGCGCACCACGGCCGCGACGAATCGCCCTTCGATCCGCAACTGCCTGACGCCGTCGTCTTCGCGCGCACAACCGAAGACGTGCAGACCGCCGTCAGGCTGTCCGGCCAGTACGACGTACCGATCATCCCATACGGCAACGGCTCGTCGCTCGAAGGACATCTGCTTGCCGTGCAAGGCGGCGTGTCGATCGATCTGTCGCAAATGAACCGCGTGTTGTCGATCAACGCCGAAGACCTGACCGTCACCGTCGAGCCCGGCATCTCACGCAAACAGCTGAACGAAGCGCTGCGCGACACGGGCCTGTTTTTCCCGATCGACCCGGGCGCGGACGCGAGCATCGGCGGTATGTCGGCCACCCGCGCGTCGGGTACCAACGCCGTGCGCTACGGCACGATGCGCGAAAACGTGCTCGGCCTGACGGTCGTGCTCGCCGATGGCCGCGCGATCAAAACCGGCTCGCGCGCGCGCAAATCGTCGGCGGGTTATGACCTCACACGTCTGTTCGTCGGCTCGGAAGGCACGCTCGGCGTGATCACCGAAATCACCTTGCGCCTCTATCCGCAGCCCGAAGCGGTGTCGGCCGCGGTGTGCACGTTCCCCTCGATGGGCGATGCGGTTCGCGCGGTCATCGAGACGATCCAGATCGGCGTGCCGATTGCACGCGTCGAATTCGTCGATTCGCTCGCGATCCGCTCGATCAATCGTCATTCGAATCTGACGCTGCGCGAAGCGCCCACGCTGTTCTTCGAATTTCACGGCACCGAGGCCGGCGTCAAGGAACAGGCCGAACTCGTCCAGGAAATCGCCGCGCAGAACGCGGGGGAAGGCTTCGAATGGGCGACGCACCCCGAAGACCGCAGCCGTCTATGGAACGCGCGCCACAACGCCTATTTCGCGATGCTGCAGCTAAAGCCCGGCTCGCGCGCGGTCACCACCGACGTCTGCGTCCCGATCTCGCGTCTGGCCGAGTGCGTGGTCGAAACGGAGCAGGATCTGGTGGCGTCGCCGCTGCCCTGCCCGATCGTCGGTCATGTCGGCGACGGCAACTTCCACGTCGCGATCCTGATCGACCCGGACAAGCCCGAAGAGCTCGAGGAAGCCGAGCGCCTGAACCATCGCATCGTGCAGCGCGCGCTGCGCATGGACGGCACCTGCACCGGCGAGCATGGCATCGGCCTGCACAAGATGGGCTTTTTGCTCGAAGAACATGGCGACGTCGCGGTCGACACGATGCGCTCGATCAAACACGCGCTCGATCCCCGCAACCTGATGAATCCGGGCAAGATCTTCGCCTGGGCGGCGGCCTGA
- a CDS encoding FAD-linked oxidase C-terminal domain-containing protein: MNAPAELSAEVLAQRQREVVQALMAVLPTHCLLYREEDTVAYECDGLAAYRRLPLAVALPETESQVQRIIQICHRLEVPIVPRGAGTGLSGGAMPIQHGVVVSLARFRKIIEVDSYARTATVQPGVRNLAISEAAAPYGLYYAPDPSSQIACTIGGNVSENSGGVHCLKYGLTVHNVLRVRAVTMEGEIVEFGSLAPDAPGLDLLAVLIGSEGMFAIVTEVTVKLIPKPQMAQVIMASFDDVVKGGDAVAGIIAAGIIPAGLEMMDKPATRAVEEFVNAGYDLDAAAILLCESDGTPEEVANEIVRMTAVLREHGATRIQISRTEAERLRFWSGRKNAFPAAGRISPDYYCMDGTVPRRSIGPLLARIEEMEKKYQLRCINVFHAGDGNMHPLILFNGNDQDEWHRAELFGCDILEACVELGGTVTGEHGVGIEKINSMCVQFSPEERDTFHAVKRAFDAPGLLNPDKGIPTRARCAEYGKMHVRGGLLPHPELPRF, from the coding sequence ATGAACGCACCCGCTGAACTGTCGGCCGAAGTCCTCGCGCAGCGTCAGCGCGAAGTCGTGCAGGCGCTGATGGCCGTATTGCCGACCCACTGTCTGCTGTATCGCGAGGAAGACACCGTAGCGTACGAATGCGACGGCCTCGCCGCGTACCGGCGTCTGCCGCTTGCGGTCGCGTTGCCGGAAACCGAATCGCAGGTGCAGCGCATCATCCAGATCTGCCATCGCCTCGAGGTGCCCATCGTGCCTCGCGGCGCGGGCACCGGGCTGTCCGGCGGCGCCATGCCGATTCAGCACGGCGTGGTGGTGTCGCTCGCCCGCTTTCGCAAGATCATCGAGGTCGACTCGTATGCGCGTACCGCGACCGTGCAGCCGGGCGTGCGCAATCTGGCGATCTCCGAGGCCGCGGCGCCGTACGGCCTTTACTACGCACCTGACCCGTCGTCGCAGATCGCCTGCACGATCGGCGGCAACGTGTCCGAGAATTCCGGCGGCGTGCATTGCCTGAAATACGGCCTCACCGTGCACAACGTGCTGCGCGTGCGCGCTGTGACGATGGAAGGCGAGATCGTCGAATTCGGCTCGCTGGCGCCGGACGCGCCGGGGCTCGATCTGCTCGCGGTGCTGATCGGCAGCGAGGGCATGTTCGCGATCGTCACCGAGGTGACCGTCAAGCTCATTCCGAAGCCGCAAATGGCGCAGGTCATCATGGCCAGTTTCGACGACGTCGTCAAAGGCGGCGATGCGGTCGCGGGCATCATCGCGGCGGGCATCATTCCGGCCGGCCTGGAAATGATGGACAAGCCCGCCACGCGCGCGGTCGAGGAATTCGTCAACGCGGGCTACGACCTCGACGCGGCGGCGATCCTGTTGTGCGAGTCGGACGGCACGCCCGAGGAAGTCGCGAACGAGATCGTGCGCATGACCGCGGTGCTGCGCGAGCACGGCGCGACCCGCATCCAGATTTCGCGCACGGAAGCGGAGCGGTTGCGCTTCTGGTCCGGGCGCAAGAACGCGTTTCCGGCCGCCGGCCGCATTTCGCCGGACTACTACTGCATGGACGGCACCGTGCCGCGCCGCAGTATCGGGCCACTGCTCGCGCGCATCGAGGAGATGGAGAAGAAGTACCAACTGCGCTGCATCAACGTGTTCCATGCCGGCGACGGCAACATGCATCCGCTGATCCTGTTCAACGGCAACGACCAGGACGAGTGGCACCGCGCCGAACTGTTCGGTTGCGACATTCTGGAAGCGTGCGTCGAGCTGGGCGGCACGGTGACGGGTGAGCATGGCGTTGGTATCGAGAAGATCAATTCGATGTGCGTGCAGTTCTCGCCCGAGGAGCGCGACACGTTCCACGCGGTCAAGCGTGCATTCGACGCGCCCGGCCTGCTGAACCCCGACAAAGGCATCCCCACGCGGGCGCGCTGTGCCGAATACGGCAAGATGCACGTGCGCGGCGGGCTGCTGCCTCATCCCGAGCTGCCGCGCTTCTAG
- a CDS encoding helix-turn-helix domain-containing protein, whose translation MTIDTNIRHVTRAGANVFLELGFSAEEAKRLHAASQKQINDTRLLKEQLMTELSTWIEQHHLKQAEAAEILMVSRPRVSDVVNKKTSKFTIDTLVEMLSRIGKPVTLAVG comes from the coding sequence ATGACGATCGACACGAACATTCGTCACGTAACGCGAGCCGGCGCGAACGTGTTCCTCGAACTCGGTTTTTCCGCCGAGGAGGCGAAGCGCCTTCACGCGGCGTCGCAAAAGCAGATCAACGACACGCGGCTGCTCAAGGAGCAGCTGATGACCGAGCTGTCCACGTGGATCGAACAGCATCATCTGAAGCAGGCGGAGGCGGCCGAAATTCTGATGGTGTCGCGCCCTCGCGTGTCCGACGTCGTTAACAAGAAAACCAGCAAGTTCACGATCGACACGCTCGTCGAAATGTTGAGCCGCATCGGCAAGCCGGTGACGCTCGCCGTAGGTTGA